Below is a genomic region from Streptomyces ferrugineus.
ACCTGGACGAGACGACCGAGTTCCTCGTCGTCGCGGCGACCCTGCTCGATCTCAAGGCGGCCCGGCTGCTGCCGTCCGCCGAGGTGGAGGACGAGGCCGACCTGGCCCTCCTCGAAGCCCGGGACCTGTTGTTCGCGCGGCTGCTGCAGTACCGGGCGTACAAGCAGATCGCCGACATCTTCAGCCGGCGGCTGGACGACGAGGCCCGGCGCTATCCGCGGACCGTCGGGCTCGAACCGCATCATGCCGAGCTGTTGCCCGAGGTCGTCATCAGCATCGGGGCGGAAGGATTCGCCAAGCTCGCGGTGAAGGCGATGCAGCCCAAGCCGAAGCCGCAGGTCTACGTCGATCACATCCACGCGCCGCTGGTGAGCGTGCAGGAGCAGGCGGGAATCGTCGTCGCCAGGTTGAAGGAGCTGGGGGAGGCCAGTTTCCAGGACCTCGTCCGGGACACCGACGACACCCTCACCGTCGTAGCGCGATTTCTGGCGCTGCTGGAGCTGTACCGCGAGAAGGCCGTCGCTCTCGACCAGGAGACCGCGCTCGGTGAGCTTCTCGTGCGCTGGACCGGTGGGGACGGGGATGACGCGCCCCTGGTGACCGACGAGTTCGACCGGCCGCCCGAGCAGCCCAAGGAGGAGAAGAAGGCGTGAGTGAGGAGACCACCGAGCTTCCGGCCGGGCTGCGCGGCGTCGCGGACCTCGACCTCAAGCCCGCCCTGGAGGCGATGCTGATGGTCGTGGACGAGCCCGCGACCGAGGAGCATCTCGCGAAGCTGCTGGAGCGGCCCAAGCGGCAGATCGCCAAGGCCCTCAGGGAGCTCGCCGACGACTACCTCGCGCAGGGCCGCGGCTTCGAGCTGCGGTTCGTCGCGGGCGGCTGGCGCTTCTACACCCGCCCCGAGTACGCCGCGGCCGTGGAGCGCCTCGTGCTGGAGGGGCAGACCGCCCGGCTCACCCAGGCCGCCCTGGAGACGCTGGCCGTGGTCGCGTACCGGCAGCCGGTCAGCCGCAGCAGGGTCTCGGCCGTGCGCGGAGTGAACTGCGACGGTGTCATGCGCACCCTCCTGCAGCGCGGGCTGATCGAGGAGGAGGGCACGGAACCCGAAACAGGTGCGATCCTGTACAGGACGACGAACTACTTCCTGGAGCGGATGGGCCTGCGCGGTCTGGACGAGCTCCCGGAGCTCGCGCCCTTCCTCCCGGAGGCGGAGGCGATCGAGGCCGAGACCCAGGAGGGGGTGCCGTCGTTCGACCCGGACGCTCCCGATGACGGTCCGGACACCCCGGTCGGCCGGGGTACCGACGACGTAGACGACCAGACGGAACTTTGATGCGAAGCAGCGGCAGCGGCAAGAGCGGCGGACGCGGTAACTACCGCGGTGCCGGCAACAACAGGGACCAGAAGCAGGGCGGCCAGGGTGGCCGTCCCCGCAAGCCCCGTCCCGAGGAGCGCCGCTACGACGTGGGCCCCGGGGCGACCAAGGACGGCCCGAAGTCGGGACGCGGCGCCTCCGCGCGCGGCGGCGCCAAGGGCGGGCCCAAGCAGTCCCAGCAGCAGGGCGGCGGACGCGGGCGTACGGCGCCCTCGCGCTCCCGTGAGTACGAGGCGCGGGCCGAGGAGCGCAACCGCGAGCGCTACGCCGGCAAGAAGGACGTCAAGCCGCCCAAGACCTCCCCGGGCGCCGAGCAGGAGGGCGAGCGGCTGCAGAAGGTGCTCGCGCGGGCCGGTTACGGCTCCCGGCGCGCCTGCGAGGAGCTGATCGACGAGGCCCGGGTCGAGGTCAACGGCGAGATCGTCGTCGAGCAGGGCCTGCGCGTCGACCCCGAGAAGGACGAGATCAAGGTCGACGGGCTGACCGTCGCCACGCAGTCGTACCAGTTCTTCTCGCTCAAC
It encodes:
- a CDS encoding segregation and condensation protein A; this translates as MTSNDVPASASGAAAGRRRALGRGPGAAPVASSVEPVSSPPAESPSVAEVESPAEPGGPLCSPVPPPVPEGPGGTPSGTPAHNGGGDDAEPPAAEPEEPTADQPEGDDSRKPDGLQEPDVRREPDVPREPDVPREPDGLQEPDAPQEPDDGVFKVRLSNFEGPFDLLLQLISKHKLDVTEVALSKVTDEFMAYIRAMGPDWDLDETTEFLVVAATLLDLKAARLLPSAEVEDEADLALLEARDLLFARLLQYRAYKQIADIFSRRLDDEARRYPRTVGLEPHHAELLPEVVISIGAEGFAKLAVKAMQPKPKPQVYVDHIHAPLVSVQEQAGIVVARLKELGEASFQDLVRDTDDTLTVVARFLALLELYREKAVALDQETALGELLVRWTGGDGDDAPLVTDEFDRPPEQPKEEKKA
- the scpB gene encoding SMC-Scp complex subunit ScpB, which gives rise to MSEETTELPAGLRGVADLDLKPALEAMLMVVDEPATEEHLAKLLERPKRQIAKALRELADDYLAQGRGFELRFVAGGWRFYTRPEYAAAVERLVLEGQTARLTQAALETLAVVAYRQPVSRSRVSAVRGVNCDGVMRTLLQRGLIEEEGTEPETGAILYRTTNYFLERMGLRGLDELPELAPFLPEAEAIEAETQEGVPSFDPDAPDDGPDTPVGRGTDDVDDQTEL
- a CDS encoding pseudouridine synthase; this translates as MRSSGSGKSGGRGNYRGAGNNRDQKQGGQGGRPRKPRPEERRYDVGPGATKDGPKSGRGASARGGAKGGPKQSQQQGGGRGRTAPSRSREYEARAEERNRERYAGKKDVKPPKTSPGAEQEGERLQKVLARAGYGSRRACEELIDEARVEVNGEIVVEQGLRVDPEKDEIKVDGLTVATQSYQFFSLNKPAGVVSTMEDPEGRQCLGDYVTNRETRLFHVGRLDTETEGVILLTNHGELAHRLTHPKYGVKKTYLAHIVGPIPRDLGKRLKDGIQLEDGYARADHFRVVEQTGKNYLVEVTLHEGRKHIVRRMLAEAGFPVDKLVRVAFGPITLGDQKSGWLRRLSNTEVGMLMQEVDL